The following are encoded together in the Leuconostoc mesenteroides subsp. mesenteroides ATCC 8293 genome:
- a CDS encoding S1C family serine protease: protein MKKHSLIIVAIVSALVASFVVYSGLQPDSWFQQRTNTTKTSNSAGTTTIAKTAYTSSDTATTAYNKVKNAVVTVQNLQKTSSSSSWSSYFQQNQQDSSSELETASEGSGVVYKISGGYAYIITNNHVVADSDELQLITASGKKIQATIVGTDSSKDLALLKAKTTDIKTSASFGNAKKLQSGQQVLAIGSPLGSDYATSLTSGIVSAPRRTLSAEETGSSATTAIQTDAAINPGNSGGPLINLKGQVVGINSSKIASSTDGTSVEGMGFAIPADIVQTFIKNTEK from the coding sequence ATGAAAAAGCATTCTTTAATTATCGTTGCTATAGTTTCGGCATTGGTAGCAAGTTTTGTTGTCTATTCTGGATTGCAACCAGATTCTTGGTTCCAGCAACGTACAAATACAACAAAAACAAGCAACTCAGCTGGTACAACAACTATTGCCAAAACAGCTTACACAAGTAGTGATACGGCAACAACGGCTTATAACAAAGTGAAAAACGCTGTGGTTACCGTTCAGAATTTACAGAAAACATCGTCAAGCAGTAGTTGGTCATCATATTTCCAGCAAAATCAGCAAGATAGTAGTTCTGAATTGGAAACAGCATCAGAGGGTTCAGGTGTTGTTTATAAAATTTCTGGTGGCTATGCGTATATTATTACCAATAATCACGTGGTAGCTGATTCTGATGAATTACAATTAATTACCGCTAGCGGTAAAAAAATCCAAGCAACTATCGTTGGCACAGATTCAAGCAAAGATTTGGCTCTGTTAAAGGCAAAAACCACAGATATCAAAACATCAGCATCCTTTGGTAATGCCAAAAAACTGCAGTCTGGTCAACAGGTCTTAGCAATCGGCTCTCCTTTGGGTTCTGATTATGCTACTTCTTTGACTAGTGGTATTGTTTCAGCCCCACGCCGCACACTTTCTGCTGAAGAAACGGGTTCTTCAGCAACTACTGCTATTCAGACAGATGCCGCTATCAATCCTGGTAATTCTGGTGGACCATTGATTAACCTAAAAGGTCAAGTAGTTGGTATTAACTCGTCTAAAATAGCTTCTTCTACGGACGGTACGAGTGTTGAAGGCATGGGATTTGCTATTCCAGCAGATATTGTTCAGACATTTATTAAGAATACTGAAAAGTAG
- a CDS encoding sensor histidine kinase — MPNAINKKQQVRGFIWLLASFFVIFSILASVIFVSYTRTVFNSADSAINQTLSMYDSNGLLSTSDKDVKKPQPLYNNTSTRTETWLFDKNGKLIIDSNTEDTRQAALQKALQQAIKFDKATMTVKPNTYKFYGNYYRIIGFQFKKNAAKGYNQIAVHGMVTVNVTDTMDNLNNFKKVLFWSFGLFGILLVIVSYLIARRNMKPILKSWQQQQDFVNNAAHELRTPMAVIQGKLETMLTKPESTVRDQSNAIILSLSEVRRLNSLTNNMLTLAKTGSNMTTIEKESTDVKQFLENIITPYQEMAEFEEKAVTLEVDVNQAIFIDQKRIHQLLVLLLDNALKYSDAGATIAVKAGIEKKKFVLTIADSGRGISDEAKKHVFDRFYREDKTGNRQTGGTGLGLSIAEWVVHAHGGKITVADNQPQGTVFKVILPL, encoded by the coding sequence ATGCCGAACGCAATCAATAAAAAGCAGCAAGTACGTGGATTTATCTGGTTACTCGCCAGCTTTTTTGTTATATTTTCAATTTTAGCTAGTGTCATTTTCGTATCATACACTCGAACGGTCTTTAACAGTGCGGATTCTGCAATCAATCAGACGCTTTCGATGTATGATAGTAATGGTTTACTTTCAACTTCTGACAAGGATGTCAAGAAGCCACAACCTTTGTATAATAATACCAGCACGCGAACAGAAACATGGTTATTTGACAAAAATGGTAAGTTGATAATTGATAGCAATACGGAGGATACACGTCAAGCAGCTTTGCAAAAAGCGCTACAACAAGCTATCAAATTTGATAAAGCAACAATGACGGTTAAACCCAATACCTATAAATTTTATGGTAATTATTACCGAATCATTGGTTTTCAGTTCAAGAAAAATGCTGCTAAGGGCTATAATCAAATTGCAGTCCATGGTATGGTAACGGTTAATGTTACAGACACCATGGATAACTTGAATAATTTTAAGAAAGTATTGTTCTGGTCCTTTGGTCTTTTTGGTATTTTGTTAGTGATAGTATCATATTTAATTGCTCGGCGAAATATGAAACCAATATTAAAATCCTGGCAACAACAACAAGACTTCGTTAATAATGCGGCTCATGAATTACGGACACCTATGGCCGTTATTCAAGGTAAGCTAGAGACAATGCTGACAAAACCGGAATCAACGGTTCGTGATCAGTCAAATGCTATTATTTTATCGCTTTCTGAAGTGCGACGGTTAAATTCTTTAACAAATAATATGTTAACGTTAGCAAAAACAGGGTCTAATATGACCACCATTGAAAAAGAATCAACGGATGTCAAGCAATTCTTAGAAAACATTATTACACCATATCAAGAAATGGCAGAGTTTGAAGAGAAAGCTGTGACACTTGAGGTTGATGTAAATCAAGCGATCTTTATAGATCAGAAACGAATTCATCAGTTACTAGTTTTGTTACTTGATAACGCATTGAAGTACTCAGATGCTGGTGCGACAATTGCTGTGAAAGCAGGTATTGAAAAGAAAAAGTTTGTCCTCACCATTGCTGATAGCGGTCGAGGAATTAGTGATGAGGCTAAAAAACATGTCTTCGATCGTTTCTATCGTGAAGACAAAACTGGTAATCGTCAAACTGGTGGTACCGGACTTGGATTATCGATTGCTGAATGGGTAGTTCATGCTCACGGTGGTAAAATAACAGTAGCAGATAATCAGCCGCAAGGTACTGTTTTTAAAGTCATTTTACCCCTTTAA
- a CDS encoding response regulator transcription factor produces MSKAIKILLIEDDVNLADNVVGFLQDFADINAVTDGLDGEFEAQEAPYDLIISDLMLPGETGLELIKNLRANDVETPVLILTAKTSLDDKIEGFNVGADDYLTKPFHREELLVRVKALLRRSGVYSEDNTLAVGDVMINLENRGVQVHGQPVKLVGKEFDILTYLAQNKNIIVTRDQIFDRVWGIDSDTTINVVNIYLNNLRRKLEAVGQNNLIKTLRNIGFILEVEDAERNQ; encoded by the coding sequence ATGTCAAAAGCAATTAAAATACTATTAATCGAAGACGATGTCAATCTAGCAGATAATGTTGTTGGTTTTTTGCAGGACTTTGCAGATATCAATGCTGTTACAGATGGACTTGATGGTGAATTTGAGGCGCAAGAAGCACCGTATGACCTGATTATTTCTGACCTCATGCTACCTGGCGAAACTGGCTTAGAGTTGATCAAAAATTTGCGCGCAAATGATGTTGAAACGCCAGTTTTGATTTTAACAGCAAAAACTTCACTGGATGATAAAATAGAAGGTTTCAATGTTGGTGCTGATGATTATTTAACGAAGCCCTTTCATCGAGAGGAATTACTTGTTCGTGTAAAGGCACTTTTGCGCCGTTCAGGGGTCTATTCTGAGGATAATACGCTAGCGGTTGGGGATGTGATGATTAACCTAGAAAATCGCGGTGTGCAAGTGCATGGTCAACCGGTTAAATTAGTCGGTAAAGAATTTGATATCTTAACTTATCTTGCACAAAACAAAAATATTATTGTCACTCGTGATCAAATTTTTGATCGCGTATGGGGTATTGATTCAGATACGACAATCAACGTTGTTAATATTTATTTGAATAACTTACGTCGAAAATTAGAAGCCGTTGGACAAAATAATTTAATTAAGACCCTACGTAATATAGGGTTTATTCTAGAGGTAGAGGATGCCGAACGCAATCAATAA
- a CDS encoding type II toxin-antitoxin system PemK/MazF family toxin: protein MTEEHQAVMRGDVFYADLKQGIGSEQAGVRPVLIIQNDVGNANSPTTIVAAITSQISKPKLPTHVLLPEHMSGMKRDSVILAEQVRTIDKRRLRDKIAHINASSNEMQLVAHALRISVGLK, encoded by the coding sequence ATGACAGAAGAACATCAAGCAGTTATGCGTGGTGACGTATTTTACGCCGATCTAAAGCAAGGAATAGGCTCTGAGCAGGCTGGGGTGCGGCCCGTTTTGATTATTCAAAATGATGTAGGAAATGCCAATTCCCCTACAACTATTGTCGCTGCGATAACGTCCCAAATTTCTAAACCGAAGTTGCCAACACATGTATTATTACCTGAACATATGAGCGGTATGAAAAGAGATTCAGTCATTTTGGCAGAGCAAGTGCGAACAATAGATAAGCGCCGCTTACGTGACAAAATTGCACATATAAATGCTTCTTCAAATGAAATGCAACTTGTGGCACATGCTTTGCGGATTAGTGTGGGGTTGAAGTAA
- the alr gene encoding alanine racemase has product MTDNDILCLRPTWLDIDLKAIQTNAKLIMRHAGAQRLIAVVKANAYGHGAKQVVGALFEVGVYDFAVATIGEGVDLRKYYPQAEINIFLLGVQDVTQTEVMVENRLSPAVGTTEWLDEAVNYIKDGQKLDVQLAVDTGMGRMGAHSASAVEDMYHLIQGTEKFQLAGVFTHFATADDNNQNYYDEQVQRFYQWVQSAGIPKQYWHLANSGSAIWHHDEIYTDTIRVGSVLYGYNPGAPEKKMPLPLKPALQLKSKLGSVHQLTTGESVSYGATYTAEKPQWIATLPIGYADGYLRRMSGMKVLVDGHIEHVIGRVTMDQIVITLKQKYPVGKTVTLVGLEGENQISVEEIAEYAQTIPHEILTNFGARLPRIY; this is encoded by the coding sequence ATGACAGACAATGATATATTATGTTTACGGCCGACATGGCTAGATATTGATTTAAAGGCAATTCAGACCAATGCTAAATTAATTATGAGGCATGCGGGCGCACAAAGATTGATTGCTGTGGTTAAAGCCAATGCTTACGGACACGGTGCAAAACAAGTTGTGGGGGCTTTATTTGAGGTGGGTGTCTATGATTTTGCGGTAGCGACGATTGGTGAAGGTGTTGACCTGCGTAAATATTATCCCCAAGCAGAAATAAATATTTTTCTACTTGGTGTCCAAGATGTTACCCAAACAGAAGTTATGGTGGAAAATCGTTTATCACCAGCTGTTGGAACAACTGAATGGCTTGATGAGGCAGTAAATTACATCAAAGATGGGCAGAAACTAGATGTTCAATTAGCTGTTGATACTGGTATGGGTCGAATGGGTGCTCATTCAGCAAGTGCTGTTGAAGACATGTATCATCTGATTCAAGGTACTGAAAAGTTTCAATTGGCTGGTGTGTTTACTCATTTTGCCACAGCTGATGATAATAATCAAAACTATTATGATGAACAAGTCCAGCGTTTTTATCAGTGGGTACAATCAGCTGGTATTCCTAAACAGTACTGGCATTTAGCAAATTCAGGGTCTGCGATTTGGCATCATGATGAAATTTATACGGATACGATCCGGGTCGGTTCTGTGCTTTATGGGTATAATCCTGGTGCCCCTGAAAAAAAGATGCCCTTACCCTTGAAACCAGCCCTACAATTGAAATCAAAGTTGGGGTCAGTACATCAATTGACAACTGGCGAGTCAGTAAGTTATGGTGCAACATATACGGCAGAGAAACCACAATGGATAGCTACTTTGCCTATAGGTTACGCAGATGGCTATCTGCGTCGCATGAGTGGTATGAAGGTCTTGGTCGATGGACATATTGAACATGTAATTGGACGTGTCACAATGGACCAGATTGTGATAACATTAAAGCAGAAATACCCTGTTGGAAAAACTGTAACTTTGGTTGGCCTTGAAGGTGAGAATCAAATATCGGTAGAAGAGATTGCGGAATATGCTCAGACGATTCCGCATGAAATACTAACAAATTTTGGTGCTCGGTTGCCTAGAATTTATTAA
- the acpS gene encoding holo-ACP synthase, producing the protein MIIGIGNDTEAISRVAEIVERQKSFITLILTPAERAAAAERKGKHQNEYIAGRFSAKEAFSKATGYGIGEKVQWQDIEILNEPNGRPVMKVKNFPYHTYVAITHSGDQVNTVVVIERLTLLEKMSIKLFPKRGVLS; encoded by the coding sequence ATGATTATAGGAATTGGAAATGACACAGAAGCGATCAGTCGAGTTGCAGAAATAGTCGAGCGTCAGAAGAGTTTTATAACACTCATTTTGACGCCGGCAGAACGTGCTGCAGCGGCCGAGCGAAAAGGTAAGCACCAAAACGAATATATTGCCGGACGTTTCTCTGCCAAAGAGGCTTTTTCAAAAGCCACCGGCTATGGAATCGGTGAGAAAGTTCAGTGGCAAGATATTGAAATTTTGAATGAGCCAAATGGTCGACCTGTAATGAAAGTGAAAAACTTCCCCTATCATACCTATGTTGCAATCACACATAGCGGTGATCAAGTGAATACGGTTGTTGTTATTGAACGTTTGACACTGCTGGAAAAAATGAGTATAAAGCTGTTTCCTAAACGAGGAGTATTATCATGA
- the dltD gene encoding D-alanyl-lipoteichoic acid biosynthesis protein DltD, producing MLKKRGLWWIFGPVILAFVMVTALFLAPFSLNYLSNKDIQKASVSFSKNVFKGESVKMAAFSNSKTNYVPFFGSSELLRLDTMHPSVLAAKYKRNYQPFLLGQAGTESLSHYLGMQEMTPALHKKQAVFIISQQWFTKRDSKWAFPQFYSPLQTVNWLRNIKTISATDRFIAKRLLEQKQISDNSFYARLITKIKNNEPLSETDQSLLMLRNRMLLREDQLFSNFAVSNNWDKQVEPALKSLPKTDNVSLLEREAMRVAKKQTGNNKFGIKNSFFRMRVKPSLKKLENSQSHFDYRQSDEYSDFQAVLQEFAKEHTDVLFIIQPVNKRWSKYTGLSTKRYYQSVDKVKKQLKSQGFNQIADFSHDGGHKYFMQDTIHMGWRGWVAADTKIKPFFARGYQEPTYHINDNYLSKKWQNLIPTDKNLKNFK from the coding sequence ATGCTGAAAAAACGGGGGCTATGGTGGATATTTGGTCCAGTAATCTTGGCATTCGTCATGGTTACTGCACTATTTTTGGCACCATTTTCATTAAATTATTTATCAAATAAAGATATTCAAAAAGCGTCTGTGTCATTTTCTAAAAATGTTTTTAAAGGCGAAAGCGTCAAAATGGCGGCCTTTAGTAATTCAAAGACAAATTATGTCCCTTTCTTTGGGTCAAGCGAACTCCTCCGTTTGGATACAATGCATCCATCGGTGTTGGCAGCAAAGTATAAGCGTAATTATCAGCCATTTTTGCTTGGTCAGGCTGGAACAGAATCTCTTTCGCATTACTTGGGGATGCAAGAAATGACACCGGCTTTGCATAAAAAGCAGGCAGTATTTATTATTTCGCAACAGTGGTTTACCAAACGTGATAGTAAGTGGGCATTTCCACAGTTTTACTCACCGTTGCAGACCGTTAACTGGTTACGAAACATTAAGACAATTAGTGCAACTGATCGATTTATTGCGAAACGATTATTGGAACAAAAACAAATTAGTGACAATAGCTTTTATGCTCGTCTCATTACAAAGATTAAAAATAATGAGCCTTTGTCAGAAACTGATCAGAGCTTGTTAATGTTACGAAATAGAATGTTATTGCGCGAAGACCAACTATTCTCAAATTTTGCAGTATCTAATAATTGGGATAAGCAAGTTGAACCAGCACTAAAGTCGTTACCAAAAACTGATAATGTATCGTTGTTAGAGCGGGAAGCGATGAGAGTTGCGAAGAAGCAAACTGGTAATAATAAATTTGGCATAAAAAACTCGTTTTTCAGAATGCGAGTCAAACCAAGTTTGAAGAAGCTGGAAAACTCTCAAAGTCATTTTGATTACCGACAGTCTGATGAGTATTCCGACTTTCAGGCTGTATTACAAGAGTTTGCAAAAGAGCATACTGACGTTTTGTTCATTATTCAGCCTGTTAATAAAAGGTGGTCAAAGTATACTGGGCTGAGTACAAAAAGATATTATCAGAGTGTGGATAAAGTAAAAAAACAGTTAAAGTCACAAGGCTTTAACCAAATTGCTGACTTTTCTCATGATGGTGGACATAAGTACTTTATGCAGGACACCATCCATATGGGATGGCGAGGATGGGTAGCTGCTGATACGAAAATAAAGCCCTTTTTTGCACGAGGTTATCAAGAACCAACATATCATATCAATGATAATTATCTATCCAAAAAATGGCAAAATTTGATACCAACAGACAAAAATCTTAAAAACTTTAAATAA
- the dltC gene encoding D-alanine--poly(phosphoribitol) ligase subunit DltC, with product MDLKEQIVEILNTIIGEDISDQMDDDFFENGLLDSMATVELLLDLESKFNIQAPVSEFNRDEWNTPNKVVAKVESLIG from the coding sequence ATGGACTTGAAAGAACAAATAGTAGAAATCTTAAACACAATTATTGGTGAAGACATTTCTGACCAAATGGACGATGATTTTTTTGAGAATGGGTTGCTAGATTCAATGGCAACGGTAGAATTATTGCTTGATTTAGAAAGTAAGTTCAATATTCAAGCACCTGTCTCTGAATTTAATCGTGATGAATGGAACACACCAAACAAGGTAGTTGCTAAAGTTGAATCATTGATTGGATAA